From the genome of Malus sylvestris chromosome 6, drMalSylv7.2, whole genome shotgun sequence, one region includes:
- the LOC126626804 gene encoding zinc finger protein BRUTUS-like isoform X1, whose translation MAAPLTDGGGGLVVLSNSVNKVESSSVNGCLASTEEPTRRPILIFLFFHKAIRKELDALHRLAMAFATGKRTDIRPLLERYHFLRSIYKHHSNAEDEVIFPALDIRVKNVAQTYSLEHKGETNLFDHLFELLSSNAKNDENFPRELASCTGALQTSVSQHLAKEEEQVLPLLIEKFSVEEQAALVWQFLCSIPVNMMAEFLPWLSSSVSPDEHQDLQKCLRKIVPEEKLLQQVIFTWMGGRNSVDMFGSCLDAPQFQCCVDSGASTSSQHMEKENSACECRTGKRKYLESSTDVSDNIAGHPINEILLWHNAIKRELNEIAEEARKIQCYGDFTNISAFNERLQFIAEVCIFHSIAEDKVIFPAVDGKISFFQEHAEEESQFNEFRCLIENIQSAGAISTSADFYAKLCSHADQIMETIQRHFSNEEVQVLPLAREHFSFKRQRELLYQSLCMMPLRLIERVLPWLVGTLTEDETKNFLKNMQLAAPVPDSALVTLFSGWACKARSQGSCLSSSAIGCCPVKSFTDIEEGFVRSACACSSASSARDSLTPAQANNVKRPAKRNVSMSCKHNGSDQSCRVPGLGVNSNNLGPSSLFGAKSLRSLSFSSGAPSLNSSLFVWEMDHSSSDIGCGERPIDTIFKFHKAIRKDLEYLDSESGKLSYCDETTLRQFIGRFRLLWGLYRAHSNAEDDIVFPALESKEALHNVSHSYTLDHKQEEKLFEDISCVLSELSHLHKSLQKDHMDEDSAGSSIGFSAANGNYSKKYDKLATKLQGMCKSIKVTLDQHIFREELELWPLFGRHFTVEEQDKIVGRIIGTTGAEVLQSMLPWVTSALTQDEQNKMMDTWKQATKNTMFNEWLNECWKGISELTSQTETSESSTPQKGVEFQESLDQTDQMFKPGWKDIFRMNQNELESEIRKVYRDATLDPRRKAYLVQNLMTSRWIATQQKLPQEIAGESSNGEDMVGHSPMYRDAEKKEFGCEHYKRNCKLRAACCGKLFTCRFCHDNVSDHSMDRKATSEMMCMRCLTVQPVGPICTTPSCNELSMAKYYCNICKFFDDERTVYHCPFCNLCRLGKGLGIDFFHCMTCNCCLGIKLVNHKCLEKSLETNCPICCDFLFTSSATVRALPCGHYMHSACFQAYTSSHYTCPICSKSLGDMAVYFGMLDALLAAEQLPEEYRNRCQDILCNDCDRKGTSRFHWLYHKCGNCGSYNTRVIKGETSYTDCSTPN comes from the exons ATGGCGGCGCCGTTAACGGATGGAGGCGGAGGACTGGTGGTTCTGTCGAATTCCGTCAACAAGGTGGAATCGTCATCGGTCAATGGCTGCTTGGCGAGCACGGAGGAGCCGACAAGGAGGCCGATTCTGATTTTCCTGTTCTTTCACAAGGCAATTCGGAAGGAGCTCGATGCGCTCCACCGACTGGCCATGGCCTTCGCCACCGGAAAGAGAACCGATATACGGCCGCTGCTCGAGCGCTACCATTTTTTGAGATCGATTTACAAGCACCACTCCAATGCCGAAGACGAG GTAATCTTTCCAGCTCTTGATATACGCGTGAAGAATGTAGCACAAACATACTCGCTTGAGCATAAGGGCGAAACAAATCTTTTTGATCATCTATTTGAGCTGCTAAGTTCAAATGcgaaaaatgatgaaaatttccCAAGAGAGCTAGCGTCTTGTACAGGAGCTCTACAAACATCAGTTAGCCAACACCTGGCAAAGGAGGAGGAACAG GTCCTTCCCTTACTCATTGAGAAATTTTCAGTTGAAGAGCAGGCAGCTCTGGTCTGGCAGTTTCTGTGCAGCATTCCTGTGAATATGATGGCCGAGTTCCTTCCATGGCTTTCATCATCTGTTTCACCTGATGAACATCAGGATTTGCAAAAATGCTTAAGGAAGATTGTTCCAGAGGAAAAGCTTCTTCAACAA GTCATTTTCACCTGGATGGGAGGTAGAAACAGTGTTGACATGTTCGGAAGTTGTCTAGATGCCCCTCAGTTCCAATGTTGTGTGGATTCTGGTGCTAGCACATCAAGTCAACATATGGAGAAGGAAAATTCTGCATGCGAGTGCAGGACTGGGAAAAGGAAGTACTTAGAATCAAGTACTGATGTTTCTGATAACATTGCAGGGCACCCAATAAATGAAATACTTCTTTGGCATAATGCCATTAAAAGGGAGTTAAATGAGATAGCTGAGGAGGCTAGGAAGATACAATGTTATGGAGATTTTACTAATATATCAGCTTTCAATGAGAGGTTGCAATTTATCGCTGAAGTTTGCATCTTTCACAG TATTGCTGAGGACAAGGTCATATTTCCAGCAGTTGATGGAAAAATTTCCTTTTTCCAAGAGCATGCTGAAGAAGAAAGTCAATTCAACGAATTCAGGTGTTTGATTGAAAATATTCAAAGTGCAGGAGCCATCTCTACTTCCGCTGATTTTTATGCAAAGTTATGTTCTCATGCTGATCAAATAATGGAAACTATCCAGAGGCACTTTAGCAATGAAGAAGTTCAG GTTCTTCCACTTGCTCGAGAGCACTTCAGCTTCAAAAGGCAGCGTGAACTTTTGTATCAATCTTTGTGTATGATGCCCTTAAGACTGATTGAGCGTGTTTTACCTTGGCTGGTTGGAACGTTGACTGAAGATGAAACaaagaattttctcaaaaacATGCAGTTAGCAG CTCCAGTGCCTGATTCTGCTTTAGTAACACTCTTTTCGGGATGGGCATGCAAGGCTCGTAGTCAGGGTTCATGCTTGTCGTCAAGTGCAATTGGTTGCTGTCCTGTTAAAAGCTTCACTGATATTGAAGAAGGTTTTGTTCGTTCAGCATGTGCGTGTTCTTCCGCATCGTCTGCTAGAGACAGCCTGACACCAGCTCAAGCAAATAATGTGAAGAGGCCAGCCAAACGAAATGTTTCTATGTCATGCAAACACAATGGTAGTGACCAGTCCTGCCGTGTCCCAGGTTTAGGAGTGAACAGCAATAATCTTGGGCCGAGTTCTCTTTTTGGGGCCAAGTCTTTGCGATCCTTATCTTTCAGCTCTGGTGCCCCATCACTGAATTCCAGTCTTTTTGTCTGGGAAATGGATCATTCTTCTTCTGATATTGGCTGTGGGGAACGCCCTATTGATactatttttaaatttcataaagccATACGCAAAGATTTGGAGTATTTAGATAGTGAATCTGGAAAGCTTAGTTATTGTGATGAAACCACTCTTCGGCAGTTCATAGGAAGGTTTCGTTTACTGTGGGGATTATACAGAGCGCATAGTAATGCGGAGGATGATATAGTGTTTCCTGCACTGGAATCCAAAGAGGCGCTTCATAATGTGAGTCACTCATACACACTGGACCATAAACAGGAGGAGAAATTATTTGAAGATATCTCATGTGTTCTGTCGGAGCTTTCTCACCTTCATAAAAGCTTGCAAAAGGATCACATGGACGAGGATTCAGCTGGAAGTAGCATTGGCTTTTCTGCTGCTAATGGTAACTACTCTAAAAAGTATGACAAGCTAGCTACGAAGCTTCAAGGAATGTGCAAATCAATCAAGGTTACACTAGATCAGCATATTTTCAGGGAAGAACTGGAGCTGTGGCCATTATTCGGCAGACACTTCACTGTGGAGGAGCAAGACAAAATAGTTGGCCGCATTATTGGGACCACGGGTGCTGAGGTGCTCCAATCAATGTTACCATGGGTGACTTCTGCACTTACTCAGGATGAACAGAACAAAATGATGGATACGTGGAAGCAAGCAACTAAAAATACAATGTTCAATGAGTGGCTTAATGAATGCTGGAAAGGAATTTCAGAATTAACTTCACAGACTGAAACATCGGAAAGTAGCACTCCTCAAAAAG ggGTTGAATTTCAAGAAAGCTTGGATCAGACTGATCAGATGTTCAAACCTGGTTGGAAGGATATTTTCCGTATGAATCAAAATGAACTTGAGTCAGAGATCAGAAAGGTTTATCGTGATGCGACTCTTGATCCAAGGAGAAAGGCATATCTTGTGCAGAATCTTATGACTAG CCGCTGGATAGCTACTCAGCAGAAGTTACCTCAAGAAATAGCTGGAGAATCATCTAATGGTGAAGACATGGTTGGACACTCACCAATGTATCGAGATGCTGAGAAAAAAGAGTTTGGGTGTGAACACTATAAAAGAAACTGTAAACTCCGAGCTGCTTGCTGTGGCAAGTTATTTACGTGTAGATTTTGCCATGACAATGTGAGCGATCATTCAATGGATAG GAAAGCAACATCTGAAATGATGTGCATGCGCTGCCTGACCGTTCAGCCTGTTGGGCCAATATGCACTACACCTTCATGCAATGAACTCTCCATGGCAAAGTACTACTGCAATATATGTAAATTTTTTGACGATGAAAG GACTGTGTATCATTGCCCATTTTGCAATTTATGCCGACTTGGAAAGGGTCTTGGCATTGACTTCTTTCATTGCATGACATGCAATTGTTGCCTGGGGATAAAGTTAGTGAACCACAAGTGCCTGGAGAAGAGTTTAGAAACAAATTGCCCCATCTGCTGTGATTTCTTATTCACATCAAGTGCAACGGTTCGAGCTCTGCCTTGTGGCCACTACATGCATTCTGCTTGCTTTCAG GCATACACTTCCAGTCACTATACTTGTCCAATTTGCAGCAAATCTTTGGGAGATATGGCA GTTTACTTTGGCATGCTTGACGCATTATTGGCTGCCGAGCAGCTTCCAGAGGAATACAGGAACCGTTGTCAG GACATTCTATGTAACGACTGTGATCGAAAGGGTACCTCACGGTTTCACTGGCTATATCACAAGTGCGGGAACTGCGGATCTTACAACACCCGGGTGATCAAGGGGGAGACATCATATACCGACTGCTCAACACCGAACTAA
- the LOC126626804 gene encoding zinc finger protein BRUTUS-like isoform X2 → MMAEFLPWLSSSVSPDEHQDLQKCLRKIVPEEKLLQQVIFTWMGGRNSVDMFGSCLDAPQFQCCVDSGASTSSQHMEKENSACECRTGKRKYLESSTDVSDNIAGHPINEILLWHNAIKRELNEIAEEARKIQCYGDFTNISAFNERLQFIAEVCIFHSIAEDKVIFPAVDGKISFFQEHAEEESQFNEFRCLIENIQSAGAISTSADFYAKLCSHADQIMETIQRHFSNEEVQVLPLAREHFSFKRQRELLYQSLCMMPLRLIERVLPWLVGTLTEDETKNFLKNMQLAAPVPDSALVTLFSGWACKARSQGSCLSSSAIGCCPVKSFTDIEEGFVRSACACSSASSARDSLTPAQANNVKRPAKRNVSMSCKHNGSDQSCRVPGLGVNSNNLGPSSLFGAKSLRSLSFSSGAPSLNSSLFVWEMDHSSSDIGCGERPIDTIFKFHKAIRKDLEYLDSESGKLSYCDETTLRQFIGRFRLLWGLYRAHSNAEDDIVFPALESKEALHNVSHSYTLDHKQEEKLFEDISCVLSELSHLHKSLQKDHMDEDSAGSSIGFSAANGNYSKKYDKLATKLQGMCKSIKVTLDQHIFREELELWPLFGRHFTVEEQDKIVGRIIGTTGAEVLQSMLPWVTSALTQDEQNKMMDTWKQATKNTMFNEWLNECWKGISELTSQTETSESSTPQKGVEFQESLDQTDQMFKPGWKDIFRMNQNELESEIRKVYRDATLDPRRKAYLVQNLMTSRWIATQQKLPQEIAGESSNGEDMVGHSPMYRDAEKKEFGCEHYKRNCKLRAACCGKLFTCRFCHDNVSDHSMDRKATSEMMCMRCLTVQPVGPICTTPSCNELSMAKYYCNICKFFDDERTVYHCPFCNLCRLGKGLGIDFFHCMTCNCCLGIKLVNHKCLEKSLETNCPICCDFLFTSSATVRALPCGHYMHSACFQAYTSSHYTCPICSKSLGDMAVYFGMLDALLAAEQLPEEYRNRCQDILCNDCDRKGTSRFHWLYHKCGNCGSYNTRVIKGETSYTDCSTPN, encoded by the exons ATGATGGCCGAGTTCCTTCCATGGCTTTCATCATCTGTTTCACCTGATGAACATCAGGATTTGCAAAAATGCTTAAGGAAGATTGTTCCAGAGGAAAAGCTTCTTCAACAA GTCATTTTCACCTGGATGGGAGGTAGAAACAGTGTTGACATGTTCGGAAGTTGTCTAGATGCCCCTCAGTTCCAATGTTGTGTGGATTCTGGTGCTAGCACATCAAGTCAACATATGGAGAAGGAAAATTCTGCATGCGAGTGCAGGACTGGGAAAAGGAAGTACTTAGAATCAAGTACTGATGTTTCTGATAACATTGCAGGGCACCCAATAAATGAAATACTTCTTTGGCATAATGCCATTAAAAGGGAGTTAAATGAGATAGCTGAGGAGGCTAGGAAGATACAATGTTATGGAGATTTTACTAATATATCAGCTTTCAATGAGAGGTTGCAATTTATCGCTGAAGTTTGCATCTTTCACAG TATTGCTGAGGACAAGGTCATATTTCCAGCAGTTGATGGAAAAATTTCCTTTTTCCAAGAGCATGCTGAAGAAGAAAGTCAATTCAACGAATTCAGGTGTTTGATTGAAAATATTCAAAGTGCAGGAGCCATCTCTACTTCCGCTGATTTTTATGCAAAGTTATGTTCTCATGCTGATCAAATAATGGAAACTATCCAGAGGCACTTTAGCAATGAAGAAGTTCAG GTTCTTCCACTTGCTCGAGAGCACTTCAGCTTCAAAAGGCAGCGTGAACTTTTGTATCAATCTTTGTGTATGATGCCCTTAAGACTGATTGAGCGTGTTTTACCTTGGCTGGTTGGAACGTTGACTGAAGATGAAACaaagaattttctcaaaaacATGCAGTTAGCAG CTCCAGTGCCTGATTCTGCTTTAGTAACACTCTTTTCGGGATGGGCATGCAAGGCTCGTAGTCAGGGTTCATGCTTGTCGTCAAGTGCAATTGGTTGCTGTCCTGTTAAAAGCTTCACTGATATTGAAGAAGGTTTTGTTCGTTCAGCATGTGCGTGTTCTTCCGCATCGTCTGCTAGAGACAGCCTGACACCAGCTCAAGCAAATAATGTGAAGAGGCCAGCCAAACGAAATGTTTCTATGTCATGCAAACACAATGGTAGTGACCAGTCCTGCCGTGTCCCAGGTTTAGGAGTGAACAGCAATAATCTTGGGCCGAGTTCTCTTTTTGGGGCCAAGTCTTTGCGATCCTTATCTTTCAGCTCTGGTGCCCCATCACTGAATTCCAGTCTTTTTGTCTGGGAAATGGATCATTCTTCTTCTGATATTGGCTGTGGGGAACGCCCTATTGATactatttttaaatttcataaagccATACGCAAAGATTTGGAGTATTTAGATAGTGAATCTGGAAAGCTTAGTTATTGTGATGAAACCACTCTTCGGCAGTTCATAGGAAGGTTTCGTTTACTGTGGGGATTATACAGAGCGCATAGTAATGCGGAGGATGATATAGTGTTTCCTGCACTGGAATCCAAAGAGGCGCTTCATAATGTGAGTCACTCATACACACTGGACCATAAACAGGAGGAGAAATTATTTGAAGATATCTCATGTGTTCTGTCGGAGCTTTCTCACCTTCATAAAAGCTTGCAAAAGGATCACATGGACGAGGATTCAGCTGGAAGTAGCATTGGCTTTTCTGCTGCTAATGGTAACTACTCTAAAAAGTATGACAAGCTAGCTACGAAGCTTCAAGGAATGTGCAAATCAATCAAGGTTACACTAGATCAGCATATTTTCAGGGAAGAACTGGAGCTGTGGCCATTATTCGGCAGACACTTCACTGTGGAGGAGCAAGACAAAATAGTTGGCCGCATTATTGGGACCACGGGTGCTGAGGTGCTCCAATCAATGTTACCATGGGTGACTTCTGCACTTACTCAGGATGAACAGAACAAAATGATGGATACGTGGAAGCAAGCAACTAAAAATACAATGTTCAATGAGTGGCTTAATGAATGCTGGAAAGGAATTTCAGAATTAACTTCACAGACTGAAACATCGGAAAGTAGCACTCCTCAAAAAG ggGTTGAATTTCAAGAAAGCTTGGATCAGACTGATCAGATGTTCAAACCTGGTTGGAAGGATATTTTCCGTATGAATCAAAATGAACTTGAGTCAGAGATCAGAAAGGTTTATCGTGATGCGACTCTTGATCCAAGGAGAAAGGCATATCTTGTGCAGAATCTTATGACTAG CCGCTGGATAGCTACTCAGCAGAAGTTACCTCAAGAAATAGCTGGAGAATCATCTAATGGTGAAGACATGGTTGGACACTCACCAATGTATCGAGATGCTGAGAAAAAAGAGTTTGGGTGTGAACACTATAAAAGAAACTGTAAACTCCGAGCTGCTTGCTGTGGCAAGTTATTTACGTGTAGATTTTGCCATGACAATGTGAGCGATCATTCAATGGATAG GAAAGCAACATCTGAAATGATGTGCATGCGCTGCCTGACCGTTCAGCCTGTTGGGCCAATATGCACTACACCTTCATGCAATGAACTCTCCATGGCAAAGTACTACTGCAATATATGTAAATTTTTTGACGATGAAAG GACTGTGTATCATTGCCCATTTTGCAATTTATGCCGACTTGGAAAGGGTCTTGGCATTGACTTCTTTCATTGCATGACATGCAATTGTTGCCTGGGGATAAAGTTAGTGAACCACAAGTGCCTGGAGAAGAGTTTAGAAACAAATTGCCCCATCTGCTGTGATTTCTTATTCACATCAAGTGCAACGGTTCGAGCTCTGCCTTGTGGCCACTACATGCATTCTGCTTGCTTTCAG GCATACACTTCCAGTCACTATACTTGTCCAATTTGCAGCAAATCTTTGGGAGATATGGCA GTTTACTTTGGCATGCTTGACGCATTATTGGCTGCCGAGCAGCTTCCAGAGGAATACAGGAACCGTTGTCAG GACATTCTATGTAACGACTGTGATCGAAAGGGTACCTCACGGTTTCACTGGCTATATCACAAGTGCGGGAACTGCGGATCTTACAACACCCGGGTGATCAAGGGGGAGACATCATATACCGACTGCTCAACACCGAACTAA